In a single window of the Salvelinus namaycush isolate Seneca chromosome 6, SaNama_1.0, whole genome shotgun sequence genome:
- the LOC120049868 gene encoding apoptosis facilitator Bcl-2-like protein 14 isoform X2 — MANSNANGSTNSNVNGSAKAGLPGDMDGMEDSVEFRLMMVYAQRRRPREVLCPLPQGTDTQPGGTQTLEVHADTFKKKKKKKKGMRMRLQSLLSCIRPHRDSTAVASGPPRTPSPPPTGTQISFRSFGNLRDELEKVADRLTQIADGVSFSSGDLETDGEEDAIERLVGLLLRGAGDKLNEEVLKDASLSSEFFGYSLYERTISTFLSRLGLTSDPSTQGSPKAQIALTCEVTSRLSAVDSLPMSRVLGFGAKYLQDHFSSWAIQQGGYEEAFVNDDEEVD, encoded by the exons ATGGCAAACAGCAATGCTAATGGGAGTACCAACAGTAATGTGAATGGGAGTGCCAAAGCTGGGCTGCCAGGGGATATGGATGGAATGGAGGACAGTGTGGAGTTCAGGTTGATGATGGTGTACGCCCAGAGGAGGAGACCTAGGGAGGTGTTGTGCCCGCTACCTCAAGGCACAGACACCCAGCCGGGTGGCACACAGACACTAGAGGTCCATGCAGACACAtttaagaagaagaagaagaagaagaaggggatGAGAATGAGGCTGCAGAGCTTGTTGAGCTGTATCCGACCCCACAGAGACAGTACAGCTGTAGCATCAGGACCACCAagaacaccatcaccaccaccaacgGGCACCCAGATATCCTTCAGATCCTTTGGCAACT TGAGAGATGAGCTGGAGAAGGTAGCTGACCGGTTGACTCAGATTGCTGACGGAGTGAGCTTCAGTTCTGGGGACCTGGAGACTGACGGAGAGGAAG ATGCTATAGAGAGGCTGGTGGGGCTTCTGCTGAGAGGAGCGGGAGACAAACTTAATGAGGAG GTACTGAAGGACGCCTCTCTGTCCTCAGAGTTCTTTGGCTACAGCTTGTATGAGAGGACCATCTCCACCTTCCTCAGCAGACTTGGCCTGACCTCGGACCCCAGCACTCAGGGGTCACCCAAGGCCCAAATCGCCCTGACTTGTGAG GTGACCAGTCGCCTGTCAGCGGTGGACAGCCTCCCTATGAGCCGGGTGCTGGGATTTGGAGCCAAATACCTGCAGGATCACTTCTCTTCCTGGGCCATACAGCAGGGTGGATAT GAGGAAGCGTTTGTGAATGATGATGAGGAAGTCGACTGA
- the LOC120049868 gene encoding uncharacterized protein LOC120049868 isoform X1: MANSNANGSTNSNVNGSAKAGLPGDMDGMEDSVEFRLMMVYAQRRRPREVLCPLPQGTDTQPGGTQTLEVHADTFKKKKKKKKGMRMRLQSLLSCIRPHRDSTAVASGPPRTPSPPPTGTQISFRSFGNCEFVSGEVRDELEKVADRLTQIADGVSFSSGDLETDGEEDAIERLVGLLLRGAGDKLNEEVLKDASLSSEFFGYSLYERTISTFLSRLGLTSDPSTQGSPKAQIALTCEVTSRLSAVDSLPMSRVLGFGAKYLQDHFSSWAIQQGGYEEAFVNDDEEVD; encoded by the exons ATGGCAAACAGCAATGCTAATGGGAGTACCAACAGTAATGTGAATGGGAGTGCCAAAGCTGGGCTGCCAGGGGATATGGATGGAATGGAGGACAGTGTGGAGTTCAGGTTGATGATGGTGTACGCCCAGAGGAGGAGACCTAGGGAGGTGTTGTGCCCGCTACCTCAAGGCACAGACACCCAGCCGGGTGGCACACAGACACTAGAGGTCCATGCAGACACAtttaagaagaagaagaagaagaagaaggggatGAGAATGAGGCTGCAGAGCTTGTTGAGCTGTATCCGACCCCACAGAGACAGTACAGCTGTAGCATCAGGACCACCAagaacaccatcaccaccaccaacgGGCACCCAGATATCCTTCAGATCCTTTGGCAACTGTGAGTTTGTATCAGGGGAAG TGAGAGATGAGCTGGAGAAGGTAGCTGACCGGTTGACTCAGATTGCTGACGGAGTGAGCTTCAGTTCTGGGGACCTGGAGACTGACGGAGAGGAAG ATGCTATAGAGAGGCTGGTGGGGCTTCTGCTGAGAGGAGCGGGAGACAAACTTAATGAGGAG GTACTGAAGGACGCCTCTCTGTCCTCAGAGTTCTTTGGCTACAGCTTGTATGAGAGGACCATCTCCACCTTCCTCAGCAGACTTGGCCTGACCTCGGACCCCAGCACTCAGGGGTCACCCAAGGCCCAAATCGCCCTGACTTGTGAG GTGACCAGTCGCCTGTCAGCGGTGGACAGCCTCCCTATGAGCCGGGTGCTGGGATTTGGAGCCAAATACCTGCAGGATCACTTCTCTTCCTGGGCCATACAGCAGGGTGGATAT GAGGAAGCGTTTGTGAATGATGATGAGGAAGTCGACTGA